TGACAGTATAACAAAAAGCCTGTCCAACTATCGTTTTGACAGTTTGTTGAACAGGTTTCTTTAATCAATTTTGCATTCCCGATGAGCCAAACAAAATATACGCTATATTCTTTAAAATAAGTTATTTCAACTCTTTAAAGCATGTGAGTTTTTTATCAGGTACGATCATATTAATATGTCTAGGTAGGTTAATAAATTCTCCAGGTAAATTGCCACCGAATTCACCATCCAGGTTCAGCTGTAAATTATCGTCAGTATGAATTTTAATTCTATTTGCTTGGACATAAATGACCCGTTCGTCATTCAAATGTTCCCCGCGCATAGCTGCCCCCGTTAACCTCACCACATCCGCCAGACGGGTTTTCTTCAAAATAATCATATCAAATAAGCCATCGTTTAAATACGCATTAGGTGCTAATTTTTCAAAACCGCCTACTGAGTTCGTGTTGGAAACGAGGAAAAGCATAATTTCTCCCTCAAAGACACTGCCGTCATATTCAATGGTCACATTGACGGGTTTAATATGTGGCAGTTTTTCGAAGCCTTTCACGTAATAGGCGATCTGTCCCATCATCGTTTTTAGCCGGCTCGGCACTTCATACGTTAATTCTGTTAAGGTACCAGCTCCTGCAATATTAATAAAATACATATCTGCCACTTTTCCTACATCAATGGCCTGAGGGCGACCGTTGACTAACACATCACAGGCTTCTTTAATGTTTCTCGGGATATGTAACGCCCTGGCAAAGTCGTTTGTTGTGCCAGCTGGTAGAATACCTAACGCCGGCCGATAAGGTTGTTCTGCTATGCCATTAACTACCTCATGAATCGTACCGTCGCCTCCTGCAGCGATTACAAGATCAAAATGCCTTTCACATGCCAAGTTTGCAGCGTTTTTAGCTGAGTCTTTACCGGTTGTCGCATGAGTAGAGGTTTCATATCCTGCTTTCTCTAATGAATCAAGAATAGCAGGAAGATGTCTTTTCACGTGCTCTCTTCCAGAAGTAGGATTATATATTAGTCTCGCTTTTTTCATAATGTTTCCTCCATCATCTCTCACCATTGTTCGTTGTTCCCATACCAACCCATCTGCTAGTTAAATCACACGTTTCAAAAATATAACAAGGACAGTATACCATTTTACTAAGCCAAATAGTATGTAAATAATCCCCACATCAAATTAGTTCATAACCTCATTAATTTGTCATATGAACTCTCGTTTCTTAACAGTCTGCGACTATTTAAAAATTTGTGTCTCCTTCCTCCCTTTCATGACGTAGTATACAGAAGAGTATTTTAGCTGTTTAGAAGGAGTGATGTTAATGACGAATCATCCAAAAATATTAATGCTAATTAGACAGTTTGGTAACACCTATCCAAAGCATAACCAGAAATATAAAGCGATCACGAGTCTCGAAAAATTCACAGATGTTTATTATTGGTATGAGGACGGTAGTATTCTTGACATTCTAAAAAAAATCCCTGTAAAACCGGACTTTATTTTTCATTATGACCCTTCATGGGGACATGTTTTTGCCCCTCATATTACTGATTTAGATAAAGTAACGATTCCTACCGGGGCCTTTTCAATTGATATCCACGCTAATAAACAAGAACGCCTCGCATATTTTAACCAAAACAATATCGATCTTATTTTTTCTGTTATAAAGTCACCATTTTTAAAAGCCTTTCCAACATTCACTAAACAATTT
The DNA window shown above is from Salipaludibacillus agaradhaerens and carries:
- a CDS encoding diacylglycerol kinase; translated protein: MKKARLIYNPTSGREHVKRHLPAILDSLEKAGYETSTHATTGKDSAKNAANLACERHFDLVIAAGGDGTIHEVVNGIAEQPYRPALGILPAGTTNDFARALHIPRNIKEACDVLVNGRPQAIDVGKVADMYFINIAGAGTLTELTYEVPSRLKTMMGQIAYYVKGFEKLPHIKPVNVTIEYDGSVFEGEIMLFLVSNTNSVGGFEKLAPNAYLNDGLFDMIILKKTRLADVVRLTGAAMRGEHLNDERVIYVQANRIKIHTDDNLQLNLDGEFGGNLPGEFINLPRHINMIVPDKKLTCFKELK